One Paraburkholderia caffeinilytica DNA segment encodes these proteins:
- a CDS encoding DUF3348 domain-containing protein, with translation MVQVPQRTAFSGPALIRLLARLTDVDVPESSLSLSDRLSQWLGWTDAIALSSALSNAPPAVAAGARAFSDAEESECARVRTSLADAIVEDSVLAVARHRGSTARTLPQGAPMNAPVDYAVFRQRYLSMQQSMETGIGNLRARLRAALAARAPAMARLAVVDAVMERALSERERSLLAAVPGLLAGHFERLRQAEQQAQAEAETEASVDAATASPTSPGAWLDTFRKDMQSVLLAELDVRLQPVEGLLAALRTC, from the coding sequence ATGGTGCAAGTCCCACAGCGCACAGCTTTCAGTGGCCCGGCGCTCATCCGTTTACTTGCTCGCCTGACGGATGTCGATGTTCCCGAATCCAGCCTGTCGCTTTCGGACCGGCTAAGCCAATGGCTCGGCTGGACCGACGCGATCGCGTTGTCCTCGGCGCTGAGCAACGCTCCGCCTGCCGTCGCCGCCGGCGCACGCGCCTTCAGCGACGCTGAAGAGAGCGAGTGCGCCCGCGTGCGCACGTCGTTGGCGGACGCCATCGTCGAGGATAGCGTGCTTGCCGTCGCGAGGCATCGCGGGTCGACGGCACGGACGCTCCCTCAAGGCGCCCCCATGAACGCGCCGGTCGACTATGCGGTTTTTCGTCAACGCTACCTCTCCATGCAGCAGTCGATGGAGACGGGCATCGGCAACCTGCGCGCTCGCCTGCGGGCCGCGCTGGCCGCCAGAGCGCCCGCCATGGCCCGGCTCGCGGTGGTGGACGCCGTGATGGAGCGAGCGCTCAGCGAGCGTGAGCGGAGTCTGCTGGCCGCCGTGCCCGGCTTGCTCGCGGGGCACTTCGAGCGGTTGCGCCAGGCGGAGCAACAGGCACAGGCCGAGGCTGAAACCGAAGCCTCGGTGGACGCCGCAACCGCCTCACCCACCTCGCCCGGCGCATGGCTGGACACGTTCCGCAAGGATATGCAAAGCGTGTTGCTCGCCGAACTGGATGTTCGTTTACAACCGGTCGAAGGGCTGCTCGCGGCCCTTCGCACCTGCTAA